One Mycolicibacterium sp. TUM20985 genomic window, GGCTTGATGTTGATGCGGATCACGTCGGGGTCGCGCTCGAGGCGGGCCATCTCGATCTCGTCGTCGAAGTGGCCGATGTTGCCCAGGATTGCCTGGTGCTTCATCGACCGCATGTGATCGAGGGTGATGATGCCCTGGTTGCCCGTGGCGGTGATGACGATGTCGGCCCAGCCAATGGCCTCTTCGACCGTCTTGACCTCGAAGCCGTCCATCAGCGCCTGCAGCGCGTTGATCGGGTCGATCTCGGTGACCGCCACGCGTGCACCCTGGGCCTTGAGCGCCTCGGCGCAGCCCTTGCCGACGTCGCCGTAGCCGCACACCAGCGCGGCCTTGCCGCCGATGAGAACGTCGGTGCCGCGGTTGATGCCGTCGATCAGCGAGTGCCGGGTGCCGTACTTGTTGTCGAACTTGGACTTGGTCACCGAGTCGTTGACGTTGATGGCCGGGAACGAGAGTTCACCGGCGGCGGCGAACTGGTACAGGCGCAGCACGCCGGTGGTGGTCTCCTCGGTCACGCCCTTCACGGATTCGGCGATCTTGGTCCACTTGGTCTTGTCGGTCTCGAAGCGCTCGCGGATCAGCGCAAGGAACACCTTGTACTCGTCGGAGGCGTCGTCCTCCGTGGGGGGCACCACGCCGGCCTTCTCGAACTGTGCGCCGCGCAGCACCAGCATGGTGGCGTCGCCGCCGTCGTCGAGGATCATGTTGGCCGGCTCGTTCGGCCAGGTCAGCATCTGCTCGGCGCACCACCAGTAGTCCTCGAGGCTCTCGCCCTTCCACGCGAACACCGGGACGCCCTTGGGCTCCTCGACGGTCCCGTGCGGGCCGACCACGGTGGCGGCGGCGGCATGGTCCTGGGTGGAGAAGATGTTGCAGCTTGCCCATCGAACTTCAGCCCCGAGGCTCACCAACGTCTCGATGAGGACGGCGGTCTGCACGGTCATGTGCAGCGATCCGGACACACGGGCGCCCTTGAGCGGCAGCACGTCGGCGTACTCGCGGCGCAGCGTCATCAAGCCGGGCATCTCGTGCTCGGCGAGGCGGATCTCCTTGCGGCCGAATTCGGCCAGCTCCAGGTCGACCACCTTGAAGTCGATGCCGTTGCGGACTTCGGCGGTGAGTGTGGTTGATGCAGTCATGTAGAGCCCTTACTTCGTTGGTCTTCGTGCGTCGTTGGTCTTCGGTGCTGCCTCTGCGCACGCAGGTGCGCCGGCGACATCCAAAGCCTGCGGGCTCGCGGGACAGGCGCTCGTGCATTTTGAACAGTGATGGCGCTCTGCCGGCTAAGAGATGTCAGTGACACCGTATCGCTCGGCGAACGGTGTCATCAAACGGGCCAGGTCATGGGCAACGTCATGATCAGCCTCAGGTGGCATCGATACGTAGCTCATCGCCAGCCGGACGATCGCCCTGGCCAGCACTCCGGCGTCTTCCTCGCTGGCGTGGACCCAGCTGTCCATGAACGTCGACGTGAGTCGCTGCGAACACCGCGTGATGATGGGCGCGCTGTCGGTGGTGATGATCTCGAGGAGGTCGGGCTTGGCCGCGCCGGTCAGCAGCGAGATCACCAGCGGGTCGGACGCCGACTCGGCGAAGAATGCCCGGAAGCCCTCGTGGAACGCGGCGTGGATGTCGCCGACATTGCCGTCGATTGCCTCGGCGACCGCGTCGACCAGCCGGTCGGCCAGCCGCAAGGCATACCCCTCGGCCAGCCCCTGGCGTGAGCCGAACTCGTTGTAGATGGTCTGGCGGCTGATCCCGGCCGCCTTGGCGACGTCGGACAGCGTGATCGACGACCAGTCGCGGACCAACAGCATGTCCCGCATGCCGTCGAGGATCGAGCCGCGCAACAGCACTCGCGACGCCTCGGCGTACGGCACGCGAGGTGCCGTACGCCGATCCGACGGAGTACTCATATGCGCGAGGGTAGCCGTCACGGCCGGGCGACCTCGACCATCTCGAAGTCCGACTTCGCCGCGCCGCAGTCCGGGCAACTCCAGTCCTCGGGGATGTCATCCCAGCGGGTGCCGGGGGCGATACCGTCCTCGGGCCAGCCCTTCTCCTCGTCGTACTCGAAGCCGCACTGCACGCAGACGAACAACTTGTAATCGTTCACGGGGACACTCCGATCTCTTGAAAATCAATCTTCTCGCGGACTGCGCAGTCCGGGCAGCACCAGTCGTCGGGCACTTGGTCCCACGATGTCCCGGCCGAAAAGCCTTCGCGTGGAGCACCTTTCGCCTCGTCATAGACATAGTCGCAGCCCGGGCACCTGAAGGAACTCATACCGCACCACCGTCGGCTCCGTACTTGGCAAGCACCTTGTCGCGCATCCGCGGATGGATGTTCACCCGACTGAGGTCGCCGCCGTAGTGGGCGAGCACCCGGTGGTCCATCACCCTGCGCCACAGCGGCGGGAAGTACGTCAGGCCGATCATCGACGCGTACCCGCTGGGCAGGTTCGGCGCGCCCTCCATGCTGCGCAGCGTCTGGTAGCGGCGGGTCGGGTTGGCATGGTGGTCACTGTGCCGCTGCAGGTGGTAGAGGAACAGGTTGGTCACCAAATGATCTGAGTTCCAACTGTGCTCGGGGGCGCAGCGCTCGTAGCGGCCGCTGGAGGTCTTCTTCCGGAGCAGCCCGTAGTGCTCGAGGTAGTTGACGGTCTCGAGCAGCGTGAACCCGAAGACGGCCGAGATGACCACGTACGGGATGAGCGCTAGGCCGAAGACCGCGATCAGCGCGCCGTAGAGCACCAGCGACATCGCCCACGCATTCAACACGTCGTTGGAGAGGTGCCAGGGACTCTTGTCCAGCTGACGCAGCCGCTGCGCCTCGAGTTCCCACGACGACTTCAGGCTGCCCCACACGCTGCGCGGCAAGAACTCCCAGAACGTCTCACCGAAGCGCGCCGACGCCGGATCCTCCGGTGTGGCGACGCGGACGTGGTGACCGCGGTTGTGCTCGATGAAGAAGTGGCCGTAGCAGGTCTGCGCCAGGGTGATCTTGCTCAGCCAGCGTTCCAGGCTGTCCTTCTTGTGGCCGAGCTCGTGCGCGGTATTGATGCCGACGCCGCCCATCATGCCGACCGATAGCGCCAGGCCGATCTTGGCCGGCCAGCCCAGCGACCCGTCGAAGCCAAGCCAACCGAGGTCACCGGCGGTGAACAGGTACGCACCCAGGACGACGGTGACGTACTGGAACGGGATGAAGCTGTAGGTGCAGTACCGGTAGTACTTGTCCTTCTCCAGTCGCTCGACGACCTCGTCGGGCGGGTTCTCTCCGTCCGGGCCGAACCACCGATCCAGCAGCGGGAGGACCAGATACACCAGGATCGGGCCGATCCAGAACGGCGCCTGCGCGGCCGCGTGCCAGCCCAGCTGGTTGAGCGCCCATACGACGGGCAGCATCACCAGCACCGCGGTGGGCACGATCAGGCCCATCAGCCACAGGTAGCGCTTCTTGTCGCGCCACTGGTCGACGGGGGTCGTGGCGTCCATCTGCGTCGTCACGGTCGATTCACCTCCATGTGAGAGCCATCACTGCGTGCCCTTGACTATAGGGCAGCAGATGTCGGCTGTCTAGACACTGGAGGTTGTTTTGTAAAGCGCTGCTTCGCTACGACGTCCCGACGTTCTCGTCGACACCGGAGAGCGCGGCCCCTCGGAGCTGCCGCGACAGGAGCACCTCAGCGAAGAACCTTGTGGTAGAGCTTGCGGGCGAGCGGACTGGTCCGGGCCAGGTGGGCCGGCGTCTTCGGGATGGCGACGAGAATGACCACTTCGTGCCCGTCGAAGGACCTCTCGGGGAACGTCGCGGTCAGCCGGCTCTTGGCAAAACCCTTGACCAGCGCAGCCCGATAGCGAGCGGCGAACTCAGGCTGGGTGAACAACGTCTTGTTGTAACCGATGCCGAAGGGCACGAGCGTGCCTCCGCCGCGAAGGTAATCCAGCGTGCCCACACAGACATCGGGCCACT contains:
- the ahcY gene encoding adenosylhomocysteinase, producing MTASTTLTAEVRNGIDFKVVDLELAEFGRKEIRLAEHEMPGLMTLRREYADVLPLKGARVSGSLHMTVQTAVLIETLVSLGAEVRWASCNIFSTQDHAAAATVVGPHGTVEEPKGVPVFAWKGESLEDYWWCAEQMLTWPNEPANMILDDGGDATMLVLRGAQFEKAGVVPPTEDDASDEYKVFLALIRERFETDKTKWTKIAESVKGVTEETTTGVLRLYQFAAAGELSFPAINVNDSVTKSKFDNKYGTRHSLIDGINRGTDVLIGGKAALVCGYGDVGKGCAEALKAQGARVAVTEIDPINALQALMDGFEVKTVEEAIGWADIVITATGNQGIITLDHMRSMKHQAILGNIGHFDDEIEMARLERDPDVIRINIKPQVDEFTFKDGHSIIVLSEGRLLNLGNATGHPSFVMSNSFSNQVIAQIELWTKNDEYDNEVYRLAKHLDEKVAKIHVEALGGSLTRLTKEQAEYINVDVDGPYKPEHYRY
- the alkX gene encoding TetR family transcriptional regulator AlkX — translated: MSTPSDRRTAPRVPYAEASRVLLRGSILDGMRDMLLVRDWSSITLSDVAKAAGISRQTIYNEFGSRQGLAEGYALRLADRLVDAVAEAIDGNVGDIHAAFHEGFRAFFAESASDPLVISLLTGAAKPDLLEIITTDSAPIITRCSQRLTSTFMDSWVHASEEDAGVLARAIVRLAMSYVSMPPEADHDVAHDLARLMTPFAERYGVTDIS
- a CDS encoding rubredoxin: MNDYKLFVCVQCGFEYDEEKGWPEDGIAPGTRWDDIPEDWSCPDCGAAKSDFEMVEVARP
- a CDS encoding rubredoxin; its protein translation is MSSFRCPGCDYVYDEAKGAPREGFSAGTSWDQVPDDWCCPDCAVREKIDFQEIGVSP
- a CDS encoding alkane 1-monooxygenase; the encoded protein is MDATTPVDQWRDKKRYLWLMGLIVPTAVLVMLPVVWALNQLGWHAAAQAPFWIGPILVYLVLPLLDRWFGPDGENPPDEVVERLEKDKYYRYCTYSFIPFQYVTVVLGAYLFTAGDLGWLGFDGSLGWPAKIGLALSVGMMGGVGINTAHELGHKKDSLERWLSKITLAQTCYGHFFIEHNRGHHVRVATPEDPASARFGETFWEFLPRSVWGSLKSSWELEAQRLRQLDKSPWHLSNDVLNAWAMSLVLYGALIAVFGLALIPYVVISAVFGFTLLETVNYLEHYGLLRKKTSSGRYERCAPEHSWNSDHLVTNLFLYHLQRHSDHHANPTRRYQTLRSMEGAPNLPSGYASMIGLTYFPPLWRRVMDHRVLAHYGGDLSRVNIHPRMRDKVLAKYGADGGAV